From the genome of Virgibacillus proomii:
AACCTATAATACAGAATATTCCAACTTATTGTTATTCATCCTAACAACCAAATTGAATATATTTGGTAAAAAAATATACAATTTCTCCTTGTTATCCGTACATTCCTTCGTCCTGTATATTATCCACAAGATGGAGACAAGAAAAGCTTCTTTATGTGTCGTGTGCGGCTCAATTGAACAAAATGAGCTCTGCCTCTGTATTGTTGGTGTTTGTTGATTCCAGAAAGCCATATTGTATTCTTACATCTTTTCCTTCAGAGGCTTAAATCACCTGCAATGATTCCGCTTGGAGTACTTTTTTTCCATCGAATTCACACTGTTTCCTCCAATCACCAAGAGTATATGCTCCGTGCAATGGGTGATTGCTGTTTATTTAATAATGATTGGACTAAGCAAAATAGTACGTATGATGGGTTTTAAATGTTGGATTATGGATTAACATTCGAAGCGTACCGCTCCTTTATAAACTACTTACCATTTCTTCTAATTTTGCTTCCCAATCAGGAACCTTAATAATTCCACTTGTTCCACCAGTACCATCCGCACCTTCTCGAATAACTTGTCTGACATCTTCTCCGGTACTTACACCTGCTGCCTGAAGAACCAGGATATCTGAATTCACATGTTTGATTGCAGATGTTGTTTCTTTTCGATAAGACGATTCA
Proteins encoded in this window:
- a CDS encoding triose-phosphate isomerase, which translates into the protein LDKTIRRADELGLITIVCADTVQQCKAVAELEPNMIICEPTSLIGTGTTSESSYRKETTSAIKHVNSDILVLQAAGVSTGEDVRQVIREGADGTGGTSGIIKVPDWEAKLEEMVSSL